A window from Luteibacter flocculans encodes these proteins:
- a CDS encoding TetR family transcriptional regulator, with protein sequence MTERSKPRIHSRKQPKQARSNELVAAVLEAAAQVLAKEGAHRFTTARVAEKAGVSVGSLYQYFPNKAAILFRLQSDEWRQTSDLLRGILEDTSKPPFERVRILVHAFIRSECEEAAMRVALDDAAPFYRDAPEAQEIKAAGRRTAERFVQEAVPKAPKATRALAAELMTTTLSAVGKQFSESPRSAAQIHAYSEAMADMFCAYLDGLATTPTSKRTSAAR encoded by the coding sequence ATGACCGAACGCTCGAAACCCCGTATTCACTCGCGAAAACAGCCAAAACAGGCACGCTCGAACGAACTCGTGGCGGCGGTGCTGGAGGCCGCTGCTCAGGTTTTGGCGAAGGAAGGCGCGCACCGGTTCACCACCGCGCGGGTCGCGGAGAAGGCCGGCGTCAGCGTGGGCTCGCTCTACCAGTATTTCCCGAACAAGGCGGCGATCCTGTTTCGCCTGCAAAGCGACGAGTGGAGGCAGACGTCGGACTTGCTGCGCGGCATTCTCGAAGACACGAGCAAGCCGCCGTTCGAACGCGTGCGCATCCTCGTCCATGCATTCATTCGTTCCGAGTGCGAGGAAGCCGCCATGCGCGTGGCGCTCGACGATGCCGCGCCGTTCTATCGCGATGCGCCCGAGGCACAGGAGATCAAGGCGGCAGGCCGACGCACGGCCGAGCGCTTCGTGCAGGAAGCGGTGCCGAAAGCGCCGAAGGCCACGCGCGCGCTCGCGGCCGAACTCATGACCACGACACTGAGCGCGGTCGGCAAGCAGTTCTCGGAGAGCCCGCGGTCGGCAGCGCAAATTCACGCGTATTCAGAAGCCATGGCCGACATGTTCTGCGCTTATCTGGACGGCCTCGCGACGACCCCGACATCCAAGCGGACATCGGCGGCGCGGTAA
- the mgrA gene encoding L-glyceraldehyde 3-phosphate reductase gives MPYQAAPNRYDNLMPYRRCGRSGIDLPAISLGLWQNFGGADVFETGRAILRRAFDRGVTHFDLANNYGPPYGSAEENFGRVMASDLAPYRDELIISTKAGWDMWPGPYGGIGGSRKYLIASLDQSLKRMGLDYVDIFYSHRVDPTTPLEETMGALAHLHRQGKALYVGISSYSPELTRKAAAILAEERVPLFIHQPNYSMFNRWIEEGLLDTLEQLGTGCIAFSPLAQGLLTSKYLKGIPSDTRATRAGSLSKEQLSEANLERIRALNAIAERRGQSLAQMAIAWVLRDPRVTSALIGARTVEQLDDSLGALAGLAFTSEELAEIDRYANDGGVDLWKSSAQL, from the coding sequence ATGCCTTACCAAGCTGCGCCCAACCGTTACGACAACCTCATGCCTTATCGCCGCTGTGGCCGCAGCGGCATCGACCTTCCCGCTATCTCGCTGGGCCTGTGGCAGAACTTCGGCGGTGCCGACGTGTTCGAGACCGGCCGCGCGATCCTGCGCCGCGCGTTCGATCGCGGCGTGACGCACTTCGATCTCGCGAACAACTACGGTCCGCCGTACGGGTCTGCCGAGGAGAATTTCGGCCGCGTGATGGCAAGCGACCTCGCGCCTTACCGCGACGAGCTCATCATCTCGACCAAGGCCGGTTGGGATATGTGGCCCGGTCCGTATGGCGGCATCGGCGGCAGCCGCAAGTACCTCATCGCGAGCCTCGACCAGTCGCTCAAGCGCATGGGTCTCGATTACGTCGACATCTTCTATTCGCATCGCGTGGACCCGACCACGCCACTCGAAGAGACGATGGGCGCGCTGGCGCATCTGCATCGTCAGGGCAAGGCGTTGTACGTCGGTATCTCCAGCTATTCGCCGGAACTGACGCGCAAGGCCGCTGCCATCCTCGCCGAGGAGCGCGTGCCGTTGTTCATCCACCAGCCCAACTACTCGATGTTCAACCGCTGGATCGAGGAAGGCCTTCTCGACACGCTGGAACAACTCGGCACCGGCTGCATCGCCTTCTCGCCGCTGGCGCAGGGCCTGCTCACGTCGAAGTACCTGAAGGGCATACCCAGCGATACGCGCGCCACGCGCGCCGGCTCACTCAGCAAGGAGCAATTGAGCGAGGCCAACCTGGAGCGCATCCGCGCGCTGAACGCCATCGCCGAGCGTCGCGGCCAGTCGCTGGCGCAGATGGCGATCGCCTGGGTGCTGCGCGACCCGCGCGTAACGTCGGCACTGATCGGCGCCCGCACCGTGGAGCAGCTCGACGATTCGCTCGGCGCCCTCGCGGGCCTCGCCTTCACCAGCGAAGAGCTGGCCGAGATCGATCGCTACGCGAACGACGGCGGCGTCGACCTCTGGAAGTCGTCGGCGCAGTTGTAA
- a CDS encoding OmpA family protein — protein sequence MSDELELEGEAGVPIWAAFGDLMSVLLGAFVLILVGVIGVQLQLSHRLDEEVRQRQAEQRRRTTLEQALAAPLAAGRVTLVDGRIGIRGSVLFALNSDQLQPEGQDVLKSIAGPLSEYLKSRDEILMVSGFTDDRQVHDGNRHFTDNWELSAERALTVTRALVAEGVPASSVFAAAFGAEQPVGSNASEEGRAMNRRVEIAPIPRPPKSTKPPHGS from the coding sequence ATGAGCGACGAGCTGGAACTCGAAGGCGAAGCCGGCGTACCGATCTGGGCGGCGTTCGGCGATCTGATGTCGGTGCTGCTCGGCGCTTTCGTGCTCATTCTCGTGGGCGTGATCGGCGTGCAGTTGCAGCTATCGCATCGGCTCGACGAGGAGGTGCGCCAGCGTCAGGCCGAACAAAGGCGTCGTACCACGCTGGAACAGGCGCTCGCGGCGCCGCTTGCTGCGGGGCGGGTGACGTTGGTGGATGGCCGCATCGGCATACGCGGCAGTGTGCTTTTTGCGCTGAACTCCGATCAGCTGCAGCCGGAAGGACAAGACGTCCTGAAAAGCATCGCTGGCCCGCTGTCCGAGTATCTGAAGTCGCGCGACGAGATCCTGATGGTCAGCGGCTTCACCGACGACCGCCAGGTACACGACGGTAATCGTCATTTCACGGATAACTGGGAACTGTCGGCCGAACGCGCCTTGACGGTGACGCGCGCGCTGGTAGCGGAAGGCGTGCCGGCTTCGTCGGTCTTTGCAGCCGCTTTCGGTGCGGAGCAACCCGTCGGTTCCAACGCGAGCGAGGAAGGTCGCGCGATGAATCGTCGCGTGGAGATTGCGCCGATTCCGCGACCGCCCAAGTCGACCAAACCGCCGCATGGATCGTAA
- a CDS encoding ABC transporter ATP-binding protein yields MSLELAAESLALSMRGRRLVDALDMRVAPGDVWCVLGPNGAGKSTLLRTLAGLRPADGGRVTLGDRDIASYRPIELARRRGFLPQTIVDAFSLSVLDAVMSARHPSLPFWAWGEDQPAPAQRALRTFELETLAERDVTTLSGGERQRVNIATLFTQDVDVLLLDEPLASLDLHHQMKALHELMRAASQEGKSVVYTVHDINLAFQHATHAVLLDGRGGALAGPKDAVITSDHLSAAFHHPIHGVTLGGELFFRAERLAEP; encoded by the coding sequence ATGAGTCTGGAACTCGCCGCCGAATCGCTCGCCTTGTCGATGCGTGGCCGGCGCCTCGTCGATGCGTTGGACATGCGCGTGGCGCCGGGTGACGTCTGGTGCGTGCTCGGCCCCAACGGCGCCGGCAAATCCACGCTGTTGCGCACGCTTGCCGGGTTGCGGCCTGCCGATGGTGGCCGCGTGACGCTGGGGGATCGCGACATCGCGTCGTACCGACCGATCGAACTGGCACGGCGGCGCGGTTTTCTTCCGCAGACGATCGTGGATGCCTTCAGCCTCAGCGTGCTGGATGCGGTGATGTCCGCACGTCACCCGAGCCTGCCGTTCTGGGCCTGGGGCGAGGACCAGCCGGCACCCGCCCAACGCGCGCTGCGCACGTTCGAACTGGAAACGCTGGCCGAACGCGATGTCACCACGCTCTCCGGCGGCGAACGCCAGCGCGTGAACATCGCCACGTTGTTCACGCAGGACGTGGACGTGCTGCTGCTCGACGAACCGCTGGCCTCGCTCGACCTGCATCATCAGATGAAGGCGTTGCACGAACTGATGCGCGCGGCGTCGCAGGAGGGCAAGTCCGTGGTCTACACGGTCCACGACATCAACCTCGCCTTCCAGCACGCCACGCATGCGGTATTGCTCGATGGCAGAGGCGGCGCGCTGGCAGGCCCGAAGGATGCCGTCATTACCAGCGATCACCTGAGCGCTGCCTTCCACCACCCCATCCACGGCGTGACACTCGGCGGCGAACTGTTCTTCCGCGCCGAGCGCCTGGCCGAACCCTGA
- a CDS encoding O-methyltransferase, translating into MTTLTATPVAPLLDRLFVEADMASPEMTAEFAAMDRNDVDRLMRSKTTYRAFYERLKDFPLPVSREGGRLLYMLARGCGAKTIVEFGTSFGISTVHLAAALRDNGGGRLITSEFEPSKVVRATANLMAAGLADLVEIREGDALQTLAIDMPERIDLLLLDGAKALYADILDLVEHALRPGAFVIADNADYSPDYLARVRDPANGYLSVPFGEDIEVSMRIA; encoded by the coding sequence ATGACTACGTTGACTGCCACGCCTGTGGCTCCCCTGCTTGACCGCCTCTTTGTCGAAGCGGACATGGCGTCGCCCGAGATGACGGCCGAGTTTGCCGCGATGGATCGGAATGACGTCGACCGCCTTATGCGCAGCAAGACCACCTATCGCGCGTTCTACGAACGCCTCAAGGATTTCCCGCTTCCGGTTTCCCGAGAAGGCGGCCGCCTGCTCTACATGCTGGCACGAGGCTGCGGAGCGAAGACCATCGTCGAGTTCGGTACCTCGTTCGGCATTTCGACGGTGCATCTTGCCGCCGCCCTGCGCGACAACGGCGGTGGCCGCCTCATCACCAGCGAGTTCGAACCGTCCAAGGTGGTCCGCGCGACGGCCAATCTCATGGCGGCCGGCCTCGCCGACCTGGTGGAGATTCGCGAAGGCGATGCCTTGCAGACCCTGGCGATCGACATGCCGGAACGCATCGACCTGCTCCTGCTCGACGGAGCCAAGGCGCTGTATGCCGACATCCTCGATCTCGTGGAGCACGCCCTGCGTCCGGGCGCATTCGTCATTGCCGACAACGCCGACTACAGCCCGGACTACCTCGCTCGGGTACGCGATCCGGCCAACGGCTACCTGTCCGTGCCGTTCGGGGAAGACATCGAAGTGTCGATGCGGATAGCGTGA
- a CDS encoding FecCD family ABC transporter permease, whose protein sequence is MTTFASALRLWLVMLFIAAIVVLGSLLLGGADSSMASSWQALRSADPTPMHTIVWELRLPRSIAAFGVGGLLAISGCLMQILVRNPLADPYTLGLSGGAAVGALGAMLAGAGALATAAGAASGALLACIAVFVLAHRDLLARARAAQREDSTDLILIGVMLAAGLGAIVSMMLVLAPDRNLRGMLFWMMGDLSGVAHGAWPVVTLLVCVVLAAPLGRQLNLLMRGEESASALGVRPNIVKSAIFALASVATAVAVTTAGTVGFVGLVVPHALRRVVGNDQRVLLPACAIGGGIVVTIADTISRIVVDPIQLPVGAVMAIIGVPAFMVLLVRRR, encoded by the coding sequence ATGACCACGTTCGCGTCGGCCCTTCGCCTGTGGCTGGTCATGTTGTTCATCGCTGCGATCGTCGTGCTCGGCTCCCTGCTGCTGGGCGGTGCCGATTCCAGCATGGCCTCCTCCTGGCAGGCGTTGCGCTCCGCCGATCCCACGCCCATGCATACCATTGTCTGGGAGCTGCGCCTGCCGCGTTCGATCGCCGCATTCGGCGTGGGCGGTCTGCTCGCGATCTCGGGATGCCTGATGCAGATCCTGGTGCGCAACCCGCTGGCCGATCCGTACACGCTGGGACTGTCGGGTGGTGCGGCGGTCGGCGCACTGGGCGCCATGCTCGCGGGAGCCGGCGCGCTCGCCACCGCGGCGGGTGCCGCCTCCGGTGCACTGCTCGCCTGTATCGCCGTGTTCGTGCTGGCGCATCGCGATCTCCTGGCGCGCGCACGTGCGGCGCAGCGCGAAGATTCCACCGACCTCATCCTGATCGGCGTCATGCTGGCGGCCGGCCTCGGCGCCATCGTCAGCATGATGCTGGTGCTCGCGCCCGACCGTAACCTGCGCGGCATGCTGTTCTGGATGATGGGTGACCTGAGCGGCGTGGCGCACGGCGCTTGGCCCGTCGTGACCCTGCTCGTCTGTGTCGTCCTGGCCGCCCCGCTGGGGCGGCAACTCAACCTGCTGATGCGCGGCGAGGAATCGGCCAGCGCGCTCGGCGTACGCCCGAACATCGTCAAGTCGGCGATCTTCGCCCTGGCCTCGGTCGCCACCGCGGTGGCGGTGACCACCGCCGGCACGGTCGGCTTCGTCGGGCTGGTGGTGCCGCATGCCTTGCGCCGCGTGGTCGGCAACGACCAGCGCGTGCTGCTGCCGGCTTGCGCGATCGGCGGCGGCATCGTGGTGACCATCGCGGACACGATCTCGCGCATCGTGGTCGATCCGATCCAGTTACCCGTGGGTGCGGTGATGGCGATCATTGGCGTTCCCGCCTTCATGGTCCTGCTGGTGCGGCGCCGATGA
- a CDS encoding DUF2894 domain-containing protein, whose amino-acid sequence MDRKAASLLHLHLIEALERRAVMHDGEVRRVLDERLRALRQSHVADARVDDVATTDQSSHSALGDLLAGLPGNTAYPMLPALDEFQARWSQLRAESQWRHSLEHTAENAGPLNSSALVHRSIALMRDTSPGYLRHFLSYLDDLSWLEGLADRKAASIDAGAPTSASIGKRRKSKPRTRG is encoded by the coding sequence ATGGATCGTAAGGCCGCATCCCTGCTGCACCTGCATCTCATCGAGGCGCTGGAACGGCGCGCCGTGATGCATGACGGTGAAGTGCGGCGCGTGCTCGACGAGCGCTTGCGTGCGCTCAGGCAATCGCACGTTGCAGATGCGCGTGTGGACGATGTCGCAACGACGGATCAATCGTCGCACAGTGCGCTTGGCGATCTACTTGCCGGGTTGCCAGGCAATACGGCGTATCCCATGTTGCCCGCACTCGATGAATTCCAGGCACGATGGTCACAGTTGCGCGCCGAGAGCCAATGGCGTCATTCGCTCGAACACACCGCGGAGAACGCAGGACCGCTGAACTCGAGTGCGCTCGTTCATCGCTCGATTGCGCTGATGCGCGACACGTCCCCCGGCTACCTGCGCCATTTCCTTTCCTATCTCGATGATCTGTCGTGGCTGGAAGGCCTGGCAGACCGCAAGGCGGCATCCATCGACGCCGGCGCCCCCACGTCCGCCAGCATCGGCAAGCGCCGGAAGAGCAAGCCGCGAACACGCGGATGA
- a CDS encoding DUF3348 domain-containing protein, giving the protein MVHSVPRAALRGPTFIRLLARLTAVETDAPGASLPDRLSRWLDWTHAIALSTALDGQTQAPDAEAPAFDADVEAECAQVRASLVRSIEGARELATPGPATMTASTPDYAPFRQRHLAIQRSIQAHTGQLRGRLRDMLAQRSPEMARLAEVDAVMEMALSPREHRLLGQVPTVMADHFDRLRRGADADGETAPGAWLDRFRQDMRHVLLAELDVRLQPVEALLAALRTR; this is encoded by the coding sequence ATCGTGCATTCAGTCCCACGGGCGGCCCTGCGCGGCCCGACGTTCATTCGCCTGCTGGCCCGACTCACGGCCGTCGAGACCGACGCGCCGGGCGCCTCCCTGCCGGATCGTCTGAGTCGCTGGCTCGATTGGACGCACGCCATTGCCCTGTCCACGGCGCTCGATGGGCAGACCCAGGCACCCGATGCAGAGGCCCCCGCCTTCGACGCCGACGTGGAAGCGGAGTGCGCGCAGGTCCGCGCCAGCCTGGTCCGGTCGATCGAGGGAGCCCGTGAACTCGCCACGCCGGGTCCGGCGACGATGACCGCCTCCACGCCGGATTACGCGCCTTTCCGCCAGCGCCACCTCGCCATCCAGCGTTCGATTCAGGCGCACACCGGCCAGTTGCGCGGCCGGCTGCGCGACATGCTGGCGCAGCGCTCGCCGGAGATGGCGCGGCTGGCCGAGGTGGATGCCGTGATGGAGATGGCGCTGAGCCCACGCGAACATCGCTTGCTGGGCCAGGTGCCCACAGTGATGGCCGACCATTTCGACCGCCTGCGTCGCGGTGCCGACGCCGATGGCGAGACCGCACCGGGCGCGTGGCTGGACCGTTTTCGCCAGGACATGCGCCACGTGCTGCTCGCCGAGCTGGACGTTCGCCTTCAACCGGTGGAGGCGCTGCTTGCCGCGCTTCGCACCCGCTAA